The following proteins are encoded in a genomic region of Alistipes shahii WAL 8301:
- a CDS encoding DUF3876 domain-containing protein yields MYRKCIGSDPTAARLDFALYEVAGEWESRSGSPRVRIYRNPGRRGGGFYVEVSYKDGTRFSRPVRKYWGGIRYFDLYGYVALAYDAGREVLQLSAYGDYYRASE; encoded by the coding sequence ATGTATCGCAAGTGTATCGGATCAGACCCCACGGCGGCGCGTTTGGACTTCGCGCTGTACGAGGTGGCGGGCGAGTGGGAAAGCCGCTCGGGTTCTCCCCGGGTTCGCATCTACCGCAACCCGGGACGCCGGGGCGGCGGTTTTTACGTGGAGGTGTCTTACAAGGACGGGACACGCTTCTCCCGTCCCGTGAGGAAGTATTGGGGAGGCATCCGTTACTTCGACCTCTACGGGTATGTCGCCCTGGCCTACGATGCGGGGCGCGAGGTGCTCCAGCTCTCCGCCTACGGGGATTATTACCGGGCGTCGGAATGA
- a CDS encoding DUF4141 domain-containing protein — translation MKRLILTLFVGLLCFTYQAKAQWTVIDPSNLVQNIKSAVQSSTTATNMVKSLQESIKIYNQSKAYYDALKSVHNIIKDARKVKLTLEMVSEITEIYTSGFNRMVSDPNFTVDELAAISAGYARLLEEGGALVAELKTVITGGNGLSLSDKERMDVVDQVYTKMLEYRNLTRYYTRKTISVSFIRGREKGDAHRVLALYGNPNDRYW, via the coding sequence ATGAAACGATTGATTTTAACGCTGTTCGTGGGGCTTCTTTGCTTCACGTACCAGGCAAAAGCGCAGTGGACGGTCATCGACCCGTCGAACCTCGTTCAGAACATCAAGAGCGCGGTTCAAAGCTCGACCACGGCGACCAACATGGTCAAGTCGCTGCAAGAGAGTATCAAGATTTATAACCAGAGCAAGGCTTACTACGACGCCCTCAAATCGGTGCATAACATCATCAAGGATGCCCGGAAGGTGAAGCTGACGCTCGAAATGGTCAGCGAGATCACGGAAATCTACACCTCGGGATTCAACCGTATGGTTTCAGACCCGAACTTCACGGTGGACGAGCTGGCGGCGATCTCGGCGGGTTACGCCCGGCTGCTGGAGGAGGGCGGCGCGCTGGTGGCGGAACTCAAGACGGTCATAACCGGCGGCAACGGCCTCTCGCTCTCGGACAAGGAGCGGATGGACGTGGTGGATCAGGTTTACACGAAGATGCTGGAGTACCGCAACCTCACGCGCTATTACACGCGCAAGACCATCTCCGTGTCCTTCATCCGCGGCCGCGAAAAGGGCGACGCGCACCGGGTGCTGGCACTTTACGGGAACCCGAACGACAGATATTGGTAA
- the traJ gene encoding conjugative transposon protein TraJ: MDFDNLHQVLRNLYQEMMPLCGDMIGVAKGIAGLGALFYVAYRVWKALANAEPIDVFPLLRPFAIGLCVMFFPTVVLGTINAVMSPVVQGTHAILEGQTLDLQAYQQQKDDLEAEARRREGKAWLVDDEVYEQRLADMGITDLGEIISMWAERTWYDIKAGFRQLVRDFFELLFNAAGLTIDTLRTFFLVVLSILGPLSFALSIYDGFHSTLASWISRYISVYLWLPIADLFSAVLAKIQTLMLQADVLALQDPNYIPDSGSGVYIIFLIIGIIGYFTIPTVAEWVIQSGGAGGAMGGINKAGAFATGVAGGIAGNMIGRTFGRRGGGGSSSGNGGGGPASGSAPNGRNLATQGNSNHS, from the coding sequence ATGGATTTCGACAATTTACACCAGGTTCTCCGGAACCTGTATCAGGAGATGATGCCGCTATGCGGCGACATGATCGGGGTGGCGAAAGGTATCGCCGGCCTGGGTGCGCTCTTTTACGTGGCTTACCGGGTATGGAAGGCACTGGCCAATGCGGAGCCTATCGACGTGTTCCCGCTCCTGCGGCCTTTCGCCATCGGCTTGTGCGTGATGTTCTTTCCCACCGTGGTTCTGGGGACGATCAACGCCGTGATGTCGCCCGTGGTGCAGGGCACGCACGCCATACTGGAGGGGCAGACGTTGGATTTGCAGGCATACCAGCAACAGAAGGACGATTTGGAAGCCGAGGCCCGCAGGCGCGAGGGCAAGGCTTGGTTAGTGGACGACGAGGTGTATGAACAACGGCTTGCGGATATGGGTATCACGGATTTGGGCGAGATTATCAGCATGTGGGCCGAACGCACGTGGTACGACATCAAGGCCGGTTTCCGGCAGCTTGTCCGGGACTTCTTCGAGTTGTTGTTCAACGCCGCGGGGCTTACCATCGACACGCTGCGGACATTCTTTTTAGTCGTGCTGTCGATTCTGGGGCCCTTGTCGTTCGCCCTCTCCATTTACGACGGCTTCCACTCGACGCTCGCGAGCTGGATTTCCCGCTATATCAGCGTGTACCTTTGGCTTCCCATCGCCGACCTGTTCTCCGCGGTGCTGGCCAAGATCCAGACGTTGATGCTCCAGGCGGACGTCCTGGCCCTGCAAGACCCCAACTACATTCCCGACAGCGGCAGCGGTGTCTATATTATCTTTTTGATTATAGGTATCATAGGCTATTTCACGATCCCCACCGTTGCCGAGTGGGTGATCCAGTCGGGCGGAGCCGGCGGGGCTATGGGCGGTATCAACAAGGCCGGGGCATTCGCCACGGGTGTCGCGGGCGGTATCGCCGGCAACATGATCGGCCGCACGTTCGGGCGTCGCGGCGGTGGCGGTTCCTCCTCCGGTAACGGCGGCGGTGGCCCGGCTTCGGGCAGTGCCCCCAACGGGCGCAACCTGGCAACACAAGGTAACAGTAATCATTCATAA
- the traK gene encoding conjugative transposon protein TraK produces MEFKSLKNIETSFRQIRLFGIVFLCLCALVSVFSVVASFRFAEKQREKIYVLDGGKSLMLALSQDLSQNRPVEAREHIRRFHELFFTLSPDRAAIESNINRALFLVDKSAFAYYQDMQEKGYYNRVVSGNISQRIEVDSVVCDFNAYPYRAMTYARQMIVRESNITERSLVTRCELINSGRSDNNPQGFIMEKFEILENRDLRTLKR; encoded by the coding sequence ATGGAATTCAAGTCATTAAAAAACATCGAAACAAGTTTCAGGCAGATTCGGCTTTTCGGTATCGTGTTCCTCTGCCTGTGCGCGCTGGTATCCGTGTTCAGCGTGGTCGCGAGCTTCCGTTTCGCCGAAAAGCAGCGCGAGAAGATCTACGTCCTGGACGGGGGCAAGTCGCTGATGCTGGCGCTCTCGCAGGATTTGAGCCAGAACCGCCCCGTGGAGGCGCGCGAACATATCCGGCGTTTTCACGAGTTGTTCTTTACCCTCTCGCCCGACCGTGCGGCCATCGAAAGCAACATCAACCGCGCGCTGTTCCTGGTCGATAAGAGTGCCTTCGCCTATTACCAGGACATGCAGGAGAAAGGTTACTACAACCGTGTGGTGTCGGGGAACATCAGCCAGCGTATCGAGGTGGACTCCGTGGTGTGCGACTTCAACGCCTATCCCTACCGGGCCATGACCTATGCCCGGCAAATGATTGTCCGCGAGAGCAACATCACCGAGCGTTCGCTGGTCACGCGCTGCGAGCTGATCAACTCGGGGCGTTCGGACAATAACCCGCAGGGTTTCATCATGGAGAAATTCGAGATTCTGGAGAACCGCGATTTACGTACATTAAAAAGATAA
- a CDS encoding TraL conjugative transposon family protein encodes MAKKRIKAFGEWVEDLLRRACGALSPDKRIIVILTLLLFFSVLSLYFTVSSIYRFGKGAGERMQIRHIERLELELRQRQEADSVKHLKDFNYDDERKTE; translated from the coding sequence ATGGCAAAGAAGAGAATAAAGGCTTTCGGGGAGTGGGTCGAAGACCTCCTGCGCCGCGCTTGCGGGGCGCTCTCGCCCGATAAGCGGATTATCGTGATCCTCACGCTGCTCTTGTTCTTTTCCGTCTTGTCGCTCTACTTTACCGTGTCTTCCATCTACCGCTTCGGCAAGGGAGCCGGGGAACGGATGCAGATACGGCATATCGAGCGGCTGGAGCTGGAATTAAGACAACGGCAGGAGGCCGACAGTGTAAAACATCTAAAAGATTTCAATTATGACGACGAACGAAAAACAGAATAA
- the traM gene encoding conjugative transposon protein TraM: MTTNEKQNKRPEAGKKELTPRQIQMRKKMVVFPLFFLAFAGCMWLIFSPGEKEREEPSAGFNTELPTPESEGILSDKRDAYVQEEMRRREREKMRSLQDFAFGMEDEEEEPVMPAAVPDKSSGPAGGSSGAFRTSRAAYADINRQLGSFYEDTAGETGEEREMQARIEELERRLEEQQAQKTAQEEQVALLEKSYEIAARYMNGGQAPEAPRQKASVSGKASVQPVRQVRRNIVSLLAAPLPDSVFAREFVKPRNWGFNTVGSDLREPERNSIRAAVQQTVTLTDGGEVTFRLLEPMMAGDLLIPSGTPVTGAARINGERLTVKVSAVQHGGAVVPVDLSVYDTNGNEGIPVPGSEELNAVKEIAANMGAGMGSSITITDDAGSQLLSDLGRSAIQGVSQYVSKKMRSVKVTLKAGYSVLLLPPLQ, encoded by the coding sequence ATGACGACGAACGAAAAACAGAATAAACGGCCGGAGGCGGGGAAAAAGGAACTCACGCCCCGGCAGATACAGATGCGGAAGAAGATGGTGGTCTTCCCGCTCTTTTTCCTGGCCTTTGCCGGGTGCATGTGGCTGATCTTCTCCCCCGGCGAAAAAGAACGGGAGGAGCCTTCGGCGGGTTTCAACACGGAGCTGCCGACCCCGGAATCGGAGGGTATCCTCTCGGACAAGCGTGATGCCTACGTGCAGGAGGAGATGCGGCGCAGGGAGCGGGAAAAGATGCGCTCCTTGCAGGATTTCGCGTTCGGGATGGAGGACGAGGAGGAAGAGCCCGTCATGCCCGCTGCCGTGCCGGATAAGTCTTCCGGCCCTGCCGGCGGTTCGTCGGGAGCTTTCCGGACTTCCCGTGCCGCCTATGCCGACATCAACCGCCAGTTAGGCAGTTTCTACGAGGACACCGCCGGTGAAACGGGGGAAGAGCGCGAGATGCAGGCCCGCATCGAGGAACTGGAACGCCGCCTGGAAGAACAGCAGGCGCAGAAAACGGCCCAGGAGGAGCAGGTGGCGCTGCTGGAGAAGTCCTACGAGATCGCCGCCCGCTACATGAACGGCGGTCAGGCCCCTGAAGCCCCGCGTCAGAAAGCCTCCGTTTCCGGCAAGGCTTCCGTGCAGCCCGTGCGCCAGGTGCGCCGTAACATCGTGTCGCTGCTTGCCGCCCCGCTGCCCGATTCGGTCTTCGCCCGTGAGTTCGTCAAGCCCCGGAACTGGGGTTTCAACACGGTGGGGAGCGACCTTCGCGAGCCCGAGCGCAACAGTATCCGTGCCGCCGTGCAGCAAACCGTGACGCTCACCGATGGCGGGGAGGTTACTTTCCGGCTGCTGGAACCGATGATGGCGGGAGATCTGCTCATCCCCTCGGGTACGCCCGTAACGGGGGCGGCGAGGATCAACGGTGAACGGCTGACGGTCAAGGTCAGCGCTGTCCAGCACGGCGGGGCGGTCGTTCCGGTCGATCTGTCGGTCTATGACACGAACGGCAACGAGGGTATTCCCGTGCCGGGGTCGGAAGAACTCAATGCCGTGAAGGAGATCGCCGCCAATATGGGCGCGGGCATGGGCAGCAGTATCACGATCACGGACGATGCCGGTTCGCAACTGCTCTCCGACCTGGGGCGCAGCGCCATCCAGGGCGTGTCGCAATACGTGAGCAAGAAGATGCGCTCGGTCAAGGTCACGCTCAAGGCCGGTTACAGCGTCCTGCTGCTCCCGCCCCTTCAATAA
- the traN gene encoding conjugative transposon protein TraN, whose protein sequence is MKKILLALAFIGCMFAAHAQEKPSTGDLYDGLTRPLTFNRVIPPYALEVTFSKTVHVIFPSAIRYVDLGSSDLLAAKADGTENVLRVKAALRDFSRESNLSVITEDGAYYSFNVKYADEPVKLSVEMADFLHDGEAVNRPNNALDIYLQELGCESPLLVKLIMQSIYKNDRREIKHIGCKRFGVQYLLKGIYVHNDLLYFHLQLKNSSNVPFNVDYLTFKITDKKVAKRTAIQEQVVWPVRAYNNVQVIGGKRTERMVFTLPKFTLADDKQLVVELHEQQGGRHQTFTVENADLVRARVINELKVK, encoded by the coding sequence ATGAAAAAGATTCTTCTGGCACTCGCTTTTATCGGGTGCATGTTCGCTGCCCACGCGCAGGAAAAGCCCTCCACGGGCGATTTGTACGACGGTCTTACCCGTCCGCTGACCTTCAACCGGGTTATCCCGCCCTACGCGCTGGAGGTGACGTTCAGCAAGACCGTTCATGTGATTTTCCCCTCGGCCATCCGTTACGTCGATCTGGGGTCTTCGGATCTTCTGGCGGCGAAAGCCGACGGCACGGAAAACGTGCTGCGTGTAAAGGCGGCCCTGCGTGATTTCTCGCGCGAGAGCAACCTTTCGGTCATTACCGAGGACGGGGCCTATTACAGCTTCAATGTCAAGTATGCCGACGAGCCGGTGAAACTGTCGGTCGAGATGGCGGACTTCCTGCATGACGGGGAGGCGGTAAACCGCCCCAATAACGCGCTGGACATCTATTTGCAGGAGTTGGGATGCGAATCTCCGCTGCTGGTCAAACTGATCATGCAGTCCATTTACAAGAATGACCGCCGCGAGATCAAGCATATCGGTTGCAAGCGTTTCGGGGTACAATACCTCCTCAAAGGTATCTACGTGCATAACGACCTGCTTTATTTCCACCTCCAACTGAAAAACTCCTCCAACGTGCCTTTCAACGTGGACTACCTGACGTTCAAGATTACGGACAAGAAGGTGGCCAAACGCACGGCCATCCAGGAGCAGGTCGTATGGCCCGTGCGTGCGTACAACAACGTGCAGGTCATCGGCGGCAAGCGTACCGAGCGCATGGTCTTCACGCTCCCGAAGTTCACGCTGGCCGACGACAAGCAGCTGGTCGTGGAACTGCACGAGCAGCAAGGCGGGCGACACCAGACTTTCACGGTGGAGAATGCCGACCTGGTGCGCGCACGTGTTATCAACGAGTTAAAGGTAAAGTGA
- a CDS encoding conjugal transfer protein TraO codes for MKRAIFILTLGLCLLLSDGAHAQRALPAMRGLEIRGGMADGFYTRDSRSETGYWFGLAMSRYAKNADKWVFGAEFLNRYYPYKSERIPVAQFTAEGGYYYKFLADPSRTFFFYLGGSALAGYESVNRGERRLYDGSTLRHRDRFLYGGAVTLEVDAYLTDRIILSLTGRERILWGTTTGHFHAQFGLGVKFIIH; via the coding sequence ATGAAACGGGCGATATTCATTCTCACGCTGGGGTTATGCCTCCTCCTTTCGGACGGGGCGCACGCCCAGCGTGCCCTGCCCGCCATGCGCGGGCTGGAAATACGGGGAGGCATGGCCGACGGCTTCTATACCCGGGACAGCCGCAGCGAAACGGGCTACTGGTTCGGGCTGGCCATGAGCCGCTACGCGAAGAATGCCGACAAGTGGGTGTTCGGCGCGGAGTTCCTGAACCGTTATTACCCCTACAAGTCGGAACGTATCCCGGTGGCGCAGTTCACGGCCGAGGGAGGTTACTATTACAAGTTCCTCGCCGACCCGTCCAGGACTTTTTTCTTCTACCTCGGCGGCTCGGCGCTGGCCGGTTACGAGAGCGTGAACCGGGGCGAGAGGCGGCTCTATGACGGCTCTACGCTCCGCCACCGCGACCGTTTCCTCTATGGCGGGGCCGTCACGCTGGAGGTCGATGCGTACCTGACCGACAGGATTATCCTCTCGCTGACGGGGCGTGAGCGTATCCTATGGGGCACTACAACGGGACATTTCCACGCGCAGTTCGGCCTGGGCGTGAAATTCATAATCCATTAA
- a CDS encoding DUF3872 domain-containing protein yields the protein MKKMKKILALAVWIAALGLLCASCDNGLDIQQAYTFSLETMPVQKRISVGETAEIRCTLVREGRYDGARYTIRYFQPDGRGELRMDDGTVFLPNDRYPLDREVFRLYYTSRSDDQQAIDVYVEDNTGQVVKTSFTFQSENGTEETER from the coding sequence ATGAAAAAGATGAAAAAGATATTGGCCCTGGCGGTCTGGATCGCCGCCCTGGGTCTTTTATGCGCATCCTGCGACAACGGGCTGGATATACAGCAGGCGTACACGTTCTCTCTGGAAACGATGCCCGTTCAGAAGCGAATCTCCGTTGGTGAAACCGCTGAAATCCGCTGCACGCTCGTGCGGGAGGGGAGATATGACGGCGCGCGTTACACGATCCGCTATTTCCAGCCCGACGGGCGCGGTGAGTTGAGGATGGACGACGGTACGGTGTTCCTGCCCAACGACCGCTATCCGCTCGACCGTGAGGTGTTCCGCCTCTATTACACATCGCGCAGCGATGACCAGCAGGCCATCGACGTCTATGTCGAGGACAACACGGGTCAGGTCGTGAAGACCTCCTTCACGTTCCAGAGCGAGAACGGGACGGAGGAAACGGAACGATAA
- a CDS encoding DUF4116 domain-containing protein, producing MTEQERIDIAYLDTGVYENPWRENLFETLPEDRKTAEVCRFAIKKSAFNIEFVPEAMKTPELCLAAAGHRGETLKFVPDRLKTPKMCRAAVDSNSYALYYVPEGLKTPELCMAAVKRNGLVLEAVPGELRTPQICRAALKAVDSADYKILPYIPYPDICLEGLKKFGMSFVDKFEIFASIAPEVMTGELALHGVGMDASCLSLVPVELRTEAVCLRAVSGDGILLHEVPEELRTERVCEAAVSSNYLALEYVPKHLKTDRLCGMALERDPLAIRFFNPEQLTPEVCNRALIRADDLRVLRYIPFEDIHMKALGFYCTNYEKTFDFLQHMNPAHVTPRVAREIFALEPELFYNLPDHAKNEEMCRRAVGHDGSYLQYVPEKWKTPELCMEAIRRSPYAIAHLPESMKSPDLYMSLVRENPQNLKGVPREARTPEMSREAFERTYGKDKTDFSVISALSDPALVLQVFREQDDPQKIHRLMSVLHLNRRLVTEEVALEAVRKDAGVLYDIPQTAITPLVADTAVRGDPRMIQWVPRELRTADLCLYAEATHPELRVYVPDEIAKGRNIYSFHRQVDAKLRQPLEYEQYKTLYSGGAVRVNNVWTSVAGEIDCCEVRYDRKTEKLKLRIVEPPREKKAQPKVAPRKPARGPKL from the coding sequence ATGACAGAGCAAGAGAGAATAGATATAGCCTATCTCGATACGGGGGTGTACGAGAACCCGTGGCGTGAGAACCTTTTCGAGACGCTGCCCGAGGATCGGAAAACGGCGGAAGTCTGCCGTTTCGCCATCAAGAAATCGGCTTTCAACATCGAGTTCGTTCCCGAAGCGATGAAAACGCCGGAACTTTGTCTTGCCGCGGCCGGCCACCGGGGCGAAACACTGAAATTCGTCCCTGACCGTCTGAAGACACCGAAAATGTGCCGTGCCGCCGTCGATAGCAACAGCTACGCGCTGTATTACGTTCCGGAGGGGTTGAAGACCCCCGAACTGTGCATGGCGGCCGTGAAGCGCAACGGCCTGGTGCTGGAGGCCGTTCCCGGGGAATTGAGGACGCCGCAAATATGCCGTGCGGCGTTGAAAGCGGTGGACAGTGCCGATTACAAGATACTCCCTTACATTCCGTATCCCGATATATGCCTGGAAGGGCTGAAAAAATTCGGGATGTCGTTCGTGGACAAGTTCGAGATTTTCGCCTCCATTGCCCCGGAGGTCATGACCGGGGAACTGGCCCTTCACGGCGTGGGGATGGACGCGTCCTGCCTTTCGCTCGTGCCGGTGGAACTGCGCACGGAGGCAGTCTGCCTGCGTGCCGTCAGTGGGGACGGCATCCTGCTCCATGAAGTGCCGGAGGAGTTACGCACGGAACGGGTCTGCGAGGCCGCCGTGTCCTCGAACTACCTGGCGCTGGAGTACGTTCCGAAGCATCTGAAAACCGACCGTCTGTGCGGGATGGCGCTGGAGCGCGATCCCCTGGCCATCCGCTTTTTCAACCCCGAACAGCTCACGCCGGAGGTCTGCAACCGGGCGTTGATCCGTGCCGACGACCTGCGTGTCCTCCGCTATATCCCTTTCGAGGATATACACATGAAGGCGTTGGGGTTCTATTGCACGAATTACGAGAAGACCTTCGATTTTTTGCAGCACATGAACCCGGCACACGTCACGCCGAGGGTGGCCCGGGAGATCTTCGCCCTGGAGCCGGAGCTGTTCTACAACCTTCCCGACCACGCCAAGAACGAGGAGATGTGCCGCCGGGCCGTCGGGCACGACGGGAGCTACCTGCAATATGTCCCCGAGAAGTGGAAAACGCCGGAGTTGTGCATGGAGGCCATACGGCGCAGTCCCTATGCCATCGCCCACCTGCCCGAGAGCATGAAAAGCCCGGATCTATACATGAGCCTGGTGCGGGAGAACCCGCAAAACCTGAAAGGCGTCCCCCGCGAAGCCCGGACGCCGGAGATGAGCCGGGAGGCTTTCGAGCGTACCTACGGGAAGGACAAAACCGATTTCTCGGTTATCAGCGCGTTGAGCGACCCCGCCCTGGTCTTGCAGGTGTTCCGCGAGCAGGACGACCCGCAAAAGATACACCGGTTGATGAGTGTCCTGCACCTGAACCGCCGGCTTGTAACGGAGGAGGTGGCGTTGGAGGCCGTTCGCAAGGATGCGGGGGTGCTGTACGACATTCCCCAGACGGCCATCACGCCGCTCGTGGCCGATACGGCCGTGCGGGGCGACCCGAGGATGATCCAGTGGGTTCCGAGGGAGCTTCGCACGGCGGATCTGTGCCTCTATGCCGAGGCCACCCATCCCGAGTTGCGGGTTTACGTTCCCGACGAGATAGCAAAGGGACGTAATATCTATTCGTTCCACCGTCAGGTGGACGCGAAATTGCGGCAGCCGCTCGAATACGAACAATACAAGACCCTCTACTCGGGCGGCGCGGTGCGTGTGAACAACGTGTGGACGTCGGTTGCGGGTGAGATTGACTGCTGCGAGGTGCGTTACGACCGTAAGACGGAGAAACTCAAACTGCGGATCGTCGAACCGCCCAGGGAGAAGAAGGCGCAGCCGAAGGTCGCGCCCCGCAAACCCGCCCGGGGGCCGAAATTGTAG
- a CDS encoding helix-turn-helix domain-containing protein: MKYNYEIRLKAVKLVLEGGLSVREAGCHLGCGRSQVHLWVTLFERHGLAGLKLRHGSYSAEFKLSVLKHMHQNHLSLLETAVHFGIPGPFVIRQWERLYQNQGAEGLRRKPQRRRPAMSKSKTKKVKLKTTPHEELLKELEYLRAENAYLKKLQALVEERIVRESGKEPKPSKD; encoded by the coding sequence ATGAAATATAATTATGAGATTCGTTTAAAGGCCGTAAAACTGGTACTCGAAGGCGGACTTTCGGTTAGGGAAGCCGGATGTCACTTGGGCTGTGGCCGCTCGCAAGTTCACTTGTGGGTAACATTATTCGAGCGCCATGGCCTTGCCGGCCTTAAGCTGCGCCACGGTAGCTACAGTGCAGAATTTAAGTTGTCAGTTTTGAAGCATATGCACCAAAATCATCTATCTTTGCTGGAGACAGCAGTGCATTTCGGCATTCCGGGCCCTTTTGTTATTCGTCAATGGGAGCGGCTCTATCAAAACCAAGGTGCTGAAGGCCTGCGGCGTAAACCGCAAAGAAGGAGGCCGGCCATGAGTAAATCGAAGACTAAAAAAGTCAAACTCAAAACGACTCCGCACGAAGAGTTGCTTAAGGAACTGGAGTATCTTCGTGCCGAGAATGCTTACTTAAAAAAATTGCAGGCCTTAGTCGAGGAGCGCATTGTCCGCGAGAGCGGGAAAGAGCCCAAGCCATCGAAGGACTAA
- a CDS encoding IS3 family transposase has translation MAGLSRGAHCPRERERAQAIEGLRPQCRLSVLLKAAGMARSTFYYHFRKSKQPDKYAREKESIIRLYHEHKGRYGYRRITVEMNKIGYAINHKTVLKLMNICGIKSQVRLRKYCSYKGQIGRIAPNLLQRDFAAEKPNQKWVTDLTEFSVCGVKLYLSPIMDLYNREIISYKIAERPNFMQIMKMLDDAFARIPDSPGIVLHSDQGWQYQMKQYQLRLRQKGITQSMSRKGNCLDNAAMESFFGLLKSELLYLQKFSSIDHFRKELEEYIDYYNNKRIKKYLNNMSPVQYRTHAI, from the coding sequence ATTGCAGGCCTTAGTCGAGGAGCGCATTGTCCGCGAGAGCGGGAAAGAGCCCAAGCCATCGAAGGACTAAGGCCGCAGTGCCGGCTTTCAGTATTGCTCAAAGCCGCAGGGATGGCGCGAAGCACATTTTATTATCACTTCAGAAAATCAAAACAACCCGATAAATATGCTCGCGAAAAAGAGAGTATTATAAGGTTATATCACGAACATAAGGGGCGTTATGGTTATCGGCGCATTACCGTTGAAATGAATAAGATCGGATATGCGATAAATCACAAAACCGTACTTAAGCTGATGAATATTTGCGGGATAAAAAGTCAGGTCAGGCTCCGTAAATACTGTTCATACAAAGGACAGATCGGACGGATAGCGCCCAATCTTCTGCAACGCGACTTTGCAGCCGAAAAACCGAATCAGAAGTGGGTTACTGACCTTACGGAATTTTCGGTTTGCGGCGTAAAGTTATATCTATCGCCGATTATGGACTTATATAACCGGGAGATTATTAGCTATAAAATAGCTGAACGCCCTAACTTTATGCAGATCATGAAGATGCTGGACGATGCGTTTGCCAGAATACCGGATTCTCCGGGTATTGTCTTGCATTCCGACCAGGGCTGGCAGTATCAGATGAAGCAGTATCAGCTCCGTTTAAGACAGAAAGGTATTACACAGAGCATGTCGCGCAAGGGTAACTGTCTGGATAACGCTGCTATGGAAAGTTTCTTTGGATTATTGAAGTCCGAATTATTATATTTGCAAAAATTCTCATCCATAGACCATTTCCGAAAAGAATTGGAAGAATATATCGACTACTACAATAACAAGCGGATAAAGAAATACTTAAACAACATGAGCCCGGTACAATACCGAACTCATGCCATCTAA
- a CDS encoding DUF6956 domain-containing protein → MKTNEVNKEISYETLLVTFGEGIGRLNTMFDDPQVWGVATLKQWIDGYETTRFTEIDDRTAVITSEYNMDSVKEWLQKNTPIINLEKR, encoded by the coding sequence ATGAAAACGAATGAAGTAAACAAGGAAATCTCCTATGAAACGCTGCTCGTAACCTTCGGCGAGGGTATCGGGCGGCTCAACACCATGTTCGACGACCCGCAGGTGTGGGGCGTTGCCACGCTGAAGCAGTGGATCGACGGGTATGAAACTACGCGCTTCACCGAAATCGACGACCGAACGGCGGTTATCACATCCGAATACAACATGGACAGCGTGAAGGAATGGCTGCAAAAGAACACACCGATTATCAACCTGGAAAAACGATAA